Proteins encoded in a region of the Buchnera aphidicola (Thelaxes suberi) genome:
- the carB gene encoding carbamoyl-phosphate synthase large subunit: MPKRNDIHSILILGSGPIVIGQACEFDYSGVQACKALREENYKIILVNSNPATIMTDPDIADITYIEPINWKILSKIIEKERPEAILATMGGQTALNCVLDLDRNNVLKKFNVEILGSSITSINKAENRCLFEESMKKINLHTAQSGLAYSIQDALQIIKKIKFPCIIRPSFTMGGSGGGVAYNYDEFINICNEGLQLSSNKELLINESLIGWKEFEMEVLQDINNNFIVVCSIENFDPMGIHTGDSITIAPSQTLTDKEYQKMRNASRMILNEIGIKTGGANVQFAINPKNGKMIVIEMNPRVSRSSALASKATGFPIAKIAAKLAIGYTLDELKNDITNNMTPASFEPSIDYIVTKIPRFNFEKFHGCNNRLTTQMKSVGEVMAIGSTFQESIQKAICSLEINEYGFNSKIDNILCNKDIIKKIEYELKEPGSDRLWFIADAFRNGISLEKIHKLTYIDKWFLYEIKDLIETEEKIKKNNIENINIHFFKTIKKKGFSDIRIAELINSDQETVRKKRNNFHLHPIFKRIDTCAAEFETKTAYMYSTWNGSECESNPTKNFRKKVLILGSGPNRIGQGIEFDYCCVHASFELQKIGFETIMINCNPETVSTDYDTSNRLYFEPITLENILEIIRIEQPYGVIIQYGGQTPLKLAKSLHKENIKILGTSPNAIDKAENRNRFQKIVKELKLIQPYNKTVNTLYQANIAAKNIGYPLMARPSYVLGGRSMEILHNTKELNQYFKKNMQINNNISNNSILLDQYLDNATEIDVDAVCDGENVLIGGIMEHIEQAGIHSGDSACSLPTYTISDIIKEKIREQTKRLALKIGVIGLINIQFAIKNSKIFILEVNPRASRTIPFIAKSTGISLAKIAANIIVGNSLKQQNYDNINEFIPLFFSIKEAILPFNKFSGINPILGPEMRSTGETMGIGFTFSEAFAKSMLGAQIKVKKNKKVLLSVKNEDKKNVINLAMHLIKIGFKIDATTGTKDALKKAGITSKLVHKIQSGRPNIEDQLKNKEYSYIVHTTSFSNINKNKKNTILNHAMRYKIHFDTTLNAAFATVMALSINPTKTVNNIQLLHKKYIKAYKKNNYNNA, translated from the coding sequence ATGCCAAAAAGAAATGATATTCATTCTATTTTAATTTTAGGTTCAGGTCCTATTGTCATAGGACAAGCGTGTGAATTCGATTACTCTGGAGTGCAAGCATGTAAAGCATTAAGAGAAGAAAATTATAAAATTATTTTAGTGAATTCTAATCCTGCTACGATTATGACTGATCCAGATATAGCAGATATTACATATATTGAACCTATAAATTGGAAAATTTTATCAAAAATTATAGAAAAAGAGCGTCCAGAAGCTATACTTGCTACAATGGGAGGGCAAACTGCATTAAATTGTGTTTTAGACCTTGATAGAAACAATGTTTTAAAAAAATTTAATGTAGAAATACTAGGTTCTAGTATTACATCTATTAATAAAGCAGAAAATAGATGTTTATTTGAAGAATCTATGAAAAAAATTAATTTACATACTGCACAATCAGGTTTAGCGTATAGCATTCAAGATGCATTACAAATAATAAAAAAAATTAAGTTTCCATGTATAATTCGTCCTTCTTTTACTATGGGTGGAAGTGGAGGGGGAGTGGCTTACAATTATGACGAATTTATTAATATCTGTAATGAAGGATTACAACTTTCCTCTAATAAAGAATTATTAATTAATGAATCTTTAATTGGATGGAAAGAATTTGAAATGGAAGTATTACAAGATATAAACAACAATTTTATCGTAGTATGTTCTATAGAAAATTTTGATCCTATGGGGATTCATACAGGAGATTCTATTACAATTGCTCCATCACAAACTTTAACAGATAAAGAATATCAAAAAATGCGTAATGCATCAAGAATGATACTAAACGAAATTGGAATAAAAACAGGAGGAGCAAATGTTCAATTCGCTATTAATCCTAAAAACGGAAAAATGATAGTTATTGAAATGAATCCCAGAGTTTCTCGCTCTTCTGCATTAGCATCAAAAGCAACTGGATTTCCTATTGCAAAAATTGCAGCAAAACTCGCTATTGGATATACTCTTGATGAATTAAAAAATGATATTACGAACAACATGACACCAGCTTCTTTTGAACCATCTATTGATTATATTGTAACAAAGATACCAAGATTTAATTTTGAAAAATTTCATGGATGTAATAACAGACTCACTACTCAAATGAAATCAGTGGGAGAAGTTATGGCAATTGGTTCAACTTTTCAAGAATCTATACAGAAAGCAATATGCAGTTTAGAAATTAATGAATATGGATTCAATTCAAAAATTGATAATATTCTATGTAACAAAGACATAATTAAAAAAATTGAATATGAATTAAAAGAACCAGGTTCTGATCGATTATGGTTTATTGCTGATGCTTTTCGTAATGGTATATCATTAGAAAAAATTCATAAACTGACTTATATTGACAAATGGTTTTTATATGAAATTAAAGACCTAATAGAAACAGAAGAAAAAATAAAAAAAAACAACATTGAAAATATTAATATTCATTTTTTTAAAACTATCAAAAAAAAAGGATTTTCTGATATTCGAATTGCTGAATTAATTAATTCAGACCAAGAAACCGTGCGAAAAAAAAGAAATAATTTTCATTTACATCCTATATTTAAACGAATCGATACATGTGCAGCTGAATTTGAAACAAAAACAGCTTATATGTATTCTACATGGAATGGTAGTGAATGCGAATCAAATCCTACTAAAAATTTTAGAAAAAAAGTATTAATATTAGGAAGTGGCCCTAATCGAATTGGACAAGGAATCGAGTTTGATTATTGTTGTGTACATGCATCATTTGAGTTACAAAAAATTGGATTTGAAACTATAATGATAAATTGTAATCCAGAAACAGTTTCCACTGATTACGATACATCCAATAGATTATATTTTGAACCCATTACATTAGAAAATATTTTAGAAATTATTCGTATAGAGCAACCATATGGAGTAATTATCCAATATGGAGGTCAAACACCATTAAAACTCGCAAAATCACTACATAAAGAAAATATTAAAATTTTAGGAACTAGCCCCAACGCAATTGATAAAGCAGAAAATAGAAATAGATTTCAAAAAATAGTAAAAGAATTAAAATTGATACAACCTTATAATAAAACAGTAAATACATTATATCAAGCAAACATAGCTGCAAAAAATATTGGTTATCCACTGATGGCTAGACCTTCTTATGTTTTAGGAGGGCGTAGTATGGAAATACTACATAATACAAAGGAACTAAATCAATACTTTAAAAAAAATATGCAAATAAATAACAATATTTCTAATAATTCTATATTGTTAGATCAATATTTAGATAATGCAACTGAAATAGATGTAGATGCTGTATGTGATGGAGAAAATGTATTAATAGGAGGTATTATGGAACATATTGAACAAGCTGGAATTCATTCTGGAGATTCCGCTTGCTCTCTACCAACTTATACTATTTCTGATATTATTAAAGAAAAAATACGAGAACAAACAAAGAGGTTAGCTTTAAAAATAGGAGTTATCGGATTAATTAATATTCAATTTGCTATAAAAAACAGTAAAATTTTTATTTTAGAAGTAAATCCTCGAGCTTCGCGAACAATTCCTTTTATAGCCAAATCGACCGGCATTTCATTAGCAAAAATTGCAGCAAACATTATAGTTGGTAATAGTTTAAAACAACAAAATTATGACAATATAAATGAATTTATTCCTCTTTTCTTTTCTATAAAAGAAGCAATTTTACCCTTTAATAAATTTTCTGGTATTAATCCAATTTTAGGACCTGAAATGCGATCGACTGGAGAGACTATGGGTATTGGATTTACTTTTTCAGAAGCTTTTGCTAAATCAATGTTAGGAGCTCAAATTAAAGTCAAAAAAAATAAAAAAGTTTTGTTATCAGTTAAAAATGAAGATAAAAAAAATGTTATTAATCTTGCTATGCATCTTATTAAAATCGGATTTAAAATTGATGCAACTACAGGAACTAAAGATGCTTTAAAAAAAGCAGGAATTACATCAAAATTAGTACATAAAATACAATCTGGACGTCCAAATATTGAAGATCAATTAAAAAACAAAGAATACAGTTATATTGTTCATACTACTTCGTTTTCTAATATCAATAAAAATAAAAAAAATACAATTTTAAATCATGCTATGCGTTATAAAATACATTTCGATACAACTTTAAATGCAGCATTCGCTACAGTCATGGCTTTAAGTATTAACCCAACAAAAACAGTAAATAATATACAACTACTACATAAAAAATATAT